Part of the Lolium rigidum isolate FL_2022 chromosome 6, APGP_CSIRO_Lrig_0.1, whole genome shotgun sequence genome, GAGGTCGCCGGCGACGGTGCCGGGGTTGCGGGCGGAGCAGTTCCTGCGGACCTGGCCCTGGTTGCCGGTGAGCACCTTGATCTGCCCCATCTTGACCATGGACACGCCGAACTGGTTGAAGAAGTCCTGCTGGCTGCGCGCGAAGCGCTCGACGAGCGGCCGGGTGGCGGCGTTGGTGTAGAGGTCCTGGTCGGAGGTGAAGAGGCCCTGGCGGTTGAGCAGGTTGACGTAGTACTTGTTGTCGAACGCGTTGGGGGTGCGGACGTCCAGCGCGGTGCGGCGGTcggtgcccttggccgggcacgtCTGCTTGAGCTTGCCGAGGAAGTCGGGGTTCATGGTCGGGTCGGGGCGCGGGAAGAGGCGGTCGTCGAAGGAGGTGCAGTGGCCCAGCCCCACGGTGTGGCCGCCGGAGAGCGCGACGAGGTCGGTGGCGTCGAGGTTGATGCTGCGGAGCACGGCGAGGAGGGCTGGCACGGTGGCGGTGGGCGCGGGGAGGCCGGAGAGCACGTCCTGCACGGTGGCGAAGCGCGGGCTGTCGCGGCGGCCGAGCGGCACACGGTAGGAGGGCCCGCCGGTGGAGACCACCGAGTCGCGCGCGGCGAGCGCGAGGATGTCGGAGCAGGAGACGACGGCGCCCCGGCACTCCCGCTCGAGCCGGTCGCGGATggcgttgatggcggcgaaggcgGACGGGCGCAGCGTGAGGTTCGGCGGCGCCTGCTGCTCGCCGGGACCGGTTGCTGACCCGTCGAGGAGGACCGACGCGTCGCAGCCCTGcacgaagcagtcgtggaagtgGAGGCGGAGGAGTCCGGCGGCGATGCCGACGTCCTTGCGGACGGCGTCCTTGACGTAGTCCTGCACGATGGACTCCGCTCTCGGACAGCTCCGTCTGTAGAAGTCGAATGACAGGCCCTGCGCCACCGGCGGCTGCCTCAGGTTGCCGGCACCCTCTTGCTCCGCCGCGGCAAGTGGCCAGCTTGCCACTGCCACCGCCATCAGTGCTGCTGCAGCGAGCAGAGGAGTAGGAGCCATCACTACTGCTATGCTCTCCGTGTGTCTCACCTGGCTCAGTGACTAACTGGGCTGCTCACCTGCGTAGCTACGACCTTGGTTTTTTATATAGACGCTTGTGAGTGACACGTAGGAGCACCACCGGATCACATGATCGATGGTGATGAATACGAGAGCAGTGAGCAAGTGAGCGGTGAGATAGGAACAAGGGATCCTATCTCTGCCTTACGTCCATGTTTAGTTGGACGCAGAATTCAGTGTTCGCGATCGAGCGGTGGGATAATAGTACGTCTGTGTATGTACACCAGGCTACCGACAATTCTTTTATATCTAAAAAATGTGAGCTCACCAGTACTCTCTCCTCCGTCGGTGGATAAGTGTATTTCAAGTTGTATTCCAAATCAATCTTACTTGAATTTCACCAAATTTATAGAATGAGTACCAACATCTATAAGGCTATATTGGTCGATTGTTAAAACTACCCCGACAAAATGATAATCGACTTTGATGAATTTCGTTCGGGATTTTGTATTAGATGAAAGGTATGTGTCACCGATGTTACCACACCAAGAACACTGGAGATTGGTCTTGAGAGATCCCAACTTCGTAAACAAAGACCGTAGCCAAATGACCTCGGCCTTCGCATTGACAACGGCCTACGAGGCATCGTCGCTTGTTTGCAAGCGTTTTAGGCAGTCAAGTGCATATGTCCTCGTTGATCGCCGATCATCCGAACTACCAGCCTAGTCCAATTTGCTGTAGAAAAGGCAAAGAGCAACCCTGAAAGGACATGCTGAAGGGTGCGAACAATAAGAGGTGGTGAAATGGACATAGCACAAGATGCACTTCACAATTGATCTATGGTATCTTAGGGGGAACGATGGCAAGCATGGTTAACTGCATAAGATATATCCGGATGTGTGATCCTCAGGTACCAAAAACCACCAACAATACTAGGGGTACTCCGTAGGTAGCGTCGTCAAACCTACTCATTTTTTTGATAATAGATGGTTTATATTACTTAAAGGACGTACGGATTCCCAATAATTCTTTTGGTCGAGCACAAATGTCGATACACCGGAGCTAGCCAGCGATATATGCGCAGCAGAGAAAAGAATGAAGTCCCAGCACTGCATACATGCATCACCAGACCGAGAGTGAGACTGACCCATGCATCAGACATTCAGACGATTGACGACTAAACAAGTCAGGCTAGGCCACCGCTTGTCCACGGAGGCAGTGCAGGTGAGACATATGGCGCATGCACCCGGCCGCTTGTTCAGCGCACGACGCGTCGCCGCGTCACGTGAGTCCAAGCATGAATAAACGAGGCTACCTACTGTCCAAAAAAGAGAGACGAGGCTACGGCACAGTACGaatgaactcgaacagcacgcacCGCCCTGCAAAGTAGGCGCGCCCATCCCCATCCGGTCCTCGTCTTCTGTCTAAAACTACTGGCTTCAACTACGGATCCCAGCTTCTAGTTTGTATAGGTTTTGTGTCCAACGTGACATATCATGTGAATCTTTCAAAGCAAACATGTGAATGGTCATTATTTATGAACATGTTTTTTGAAACACGTCTTTTGATAATTTAATCTCTTATTTTTTATGGTTAGGATTGTTCGATCATAATGGATTTAGGGCAGGAGACAACCAACATTGACGGTAAGCCACCTTCAAAACTCTCTTCACTCTTGTTTAAATTGTTTTCTAGAATACGAGGTATGTGTCATGACCCTCATCCCTCTAGGACCTATAATTGGGTTGTTGTCTTCTTGAGCTACCAGCCTACCAGCCTACCAGCCGAGAGCACATGTACATATACGGGAGGCTATGAAAATGCAATCTAGATCCCTTAAAAGAACTTGTCTTTAGTGTTGCACCTTTGCACGCAGTTAGATATATACCGAGCAATCCCATCATGAACCAGATACAATATCATAGGCGGTTATTTATTTATACTAAGCTTTTTTACCTCCTTGGAACTCATTTGGTACATAAAACTTAATCAATGCATGATTCTATTGCACAATGCAAAATTAAGATGCATTATTTGGTTATACAATTCTAACTTCCACCATGGAGAATACAACTCATTATGTTAAAATCACATTTCATAAGTACAATATTATTTTGTTGTTATCTTTGCGAGACACGAAAAAAAAACTCTCGATAAGctaagtgtcgttgcctaatcgacgatacctcggaggagggatcctcacgagggggagaagaagtaggggccatagggcggagtgcacacgggacggtggtacgcgagttacccagcttcggaacacctgcacgatgacagggcctattgctgcttgtctggaattatctgggcgcttgcgcgttgttacaatggttgtggttgtgcctctagggctcccgggatccggcttataaaggcgcacggatctagggtttacatggagagtcctagccggattacagattgcctagtctacgttacaatatcttgccgtgtacgtcaaggatccgccttccctatacgtcgtactggatccgggttccttatgggcctccatggatccgggttcctccaaaggtcggtgcggatccggctatctgatcctgggccggacttcatccttcatgatcaacagcaactgggccgcccgatgggcctcatgccaccatcaccgtctatgggccacccgggcttgccggatctaggcactgtcgatggtacacccatgaagtatacccacaacactaagTTTCTTCAGATTTGAGAGAAATAGAATATAAGGAAATTTCGTGCCAACTTGGCTTCATTTTGACCCTTAGATGAAATGTAGGAAATTATATATGCCGTTGTCCATATTATGAACGTATAAGTTATATTGTAAAAGAGCTCCAAAGCTGCAGTCTAATAAATATATTGGTAGGGATTTCTAGAGTGCATGATTATCATTTTGAGGAGAAATATTCTGGAGTTTGTAAGATGTGTGCTAGACGTATTTCCTTAAGTCATTACATTGGCATTGTTCACTTATTAGTTTTTTCATGGAATAGTACGTCTTTCTTGTTCCTTTTTCAACAATCTAGTgacatcattttttttttgagtgaAATGCATCTACCGTCCTTGAACTTGTTGTTGTAGTCTAAAACAGTCCTTGAACtcaaaaaaagtttgcccaaacaGTCCCTAATCTCACTTCGTAGGTCCATATATACGGTCCAAAGTATGATTCACCACCCGTCTTTTGACGACGTGGCACCGATCACGCCCACGGCGTCGTTCCCCATTGTTAGAAATTGTACACGAGCTCAGCGGCCCACAGCTGCGGTACCCACCCGATAACCACGACGCCCGTGCGTTGCGTTGCGCTGCCGCGTCGCCGAGCAAGGACGCCGCCGCTTCCGCCAGTCTCTGCGCGGCCGTCGCGCAGTGTCCAGGTAATAAAGTGTTGGTTCATGTCGCTGAGCACGGTGGCCAACTCCCTGTCCCTGATATGCTTTGCCCGGAGAGACGATGTCGTGCCGACGGGAACGTACAACACCGACGATGGCGGCTACATGTCGCACACCGTCGGGCTTGTCGCCTTCGCCCCCCTTGACTGGTGCGAGCTGGTCGGCGCACACAATGTGCTCCACACAACGCCTAGGAAAGAACGACGGGCGTGAGTGGATGAGCAATGGCGGCGCTGCTCGGCCGCGAGCACGGAGTGGCCGTCCCAGCACCTACGTGCAAGGGTGGCGTGAGTGGATGAGCAAGGGCGGCGCTGCCTCGCCTTCTGATTCCGCCGGCTCAACGTTTCCGGCGCACTCGCTCGTCCCTGGTTCCCAACCACACGTGGATTTTTTTTATTCTTGGGAGAGCCTTGGACGGGTTTCATATGTAGGTTTGGACCGTATGTGGACATAGAAAGATTGATTAGGGACCGTATCAGTGCATCTTCTGAATTCAACGACGGTCTTGGACATGGCCGACAAGTTCAAGGACGACGGATGCATTTCactcttttttttctctttcaaAATAGGGACAGCTCTAGCCCTCTGCATGGAttgatcattgatgcatgcatataGCCTTTCATTAATTCACTAAAATTCATTCCCGCGGAGAGAGATGATGCCCAACGTGCAGTGGGCAATTCATTCGGAGAGAGATGATGCCCAACGTGCAgtcactacgggaaccagtcaaggggccgacggccggcggccgtcgcagacagcttattgtgccgacggcagccgtcggcacctTACCGTCGGTACAATAACGCCTCGGCACAGACtaagttgccgtcggcacagactagccgtcggcatagaaataacgttcgtttggtaattctggctcgatttttttcacaaaaaaaaattgaaattttttttTCAAGTTTTTTTTCCCAATTTTTTTTCCCAATTTTTTTTAATCCCTCACATggaccattttaactctaactacacttaatacaAAGTTAAATTTCACtgatggtcaaacttcccggtcgatcacccatcctcacactaccccacccctagcacgcttaacttctttgtTCCTTTAGACTAGCTTCCATGATAGAAATGACACTttgttgataatactaccatatcaatcctattaaccctatTTCTTGGTGTTGCACAACTTTATTtttaattccaaacaattacctacataaactacaaTGAATAAGTgtattaatcttgaattcaaatggacaataaaatgattttattttttctttttctatttaatatggaataattaatatctttaaatccgtAAATCAGAATatgacaaataatatgtcaaaattgatcagaaaaataagaggaatccaaatatgacatctatatcatattttgaacctaaaaataatttttacaaaaaatcttgagcattatatcatgtacatgtagttcaaatctggtcggcctcctgccgattcagcaggaatttgtcttttttcatGAGGGTTGGACGGAAAGGTTTTAGATACACCGGTTAAGAAATTATCCATAttatgtggtctagtatttttgaaaaatgtgttggtaccaatgtgaaactttaatttggtggttgcttcacaaaaccccccattttcgacacctcaaaaatgaatggctttttcgtgcgatgaaatggaaaacttcctcctgcaacattgtaagacatcccaagatgcacatgtgtgcacaatatgggcacattatcacaaaatatgctgcgattctatccataacattgctCGTTTGacttaaatgtcatgaaacctcgaacgtgaTAGCTCATTTAGTAAAGtattttttgtgatgtttgcaattctaaaaatttaatattttttcttgcaactatgacacataatatgacaccacgcgaaggtttcacattgtttggatcgttttcgaattTGTTATGCccgttcaaactatattcaaaacggcgggcatggaGATCCGTTGCCCGGGGCTGAGACTCGCTAAACTTGcattggatctctgatgaaataacatgttgtgaacctaaaaatgatttttacaaaaaatcttgagcattatatcatgtgcctatagttcaaatctggccggcctcctaccgattcgacaggaatttgtctttttcatgaggggtgaacggaaaggttccagatacaccagttgagaaattgtccatcttaggtggtctagtattttttaaaaatatgtttctaccaatgtgaaactttaatttggtggttgcttcacaaaacaccccgttttcgacacctcaaaaatggaaaatggtttttctgTGCGagaaaatggaaaacttcctactgctacatcgtaagacatcccaagatgcacatgtatgtacaatatgggcacattatctcAAACTATGCGACGATCCtagccataacattggttgtttgatgtgaaagccatgaaacatcGGACCtgatagctcatttttgagaaagtttttgagatatttgcaatattACGTGTTTGATATTGttccaagatagatcttatttttctgaaaattttgatatattatttatatttttctgagttataatgatttagttatgatttttggaagattaatgtggtaaaatggaaaatagctatgccgacggcatggccgtcggcacaggcctgaAATATgaaagccgtcggcacaggcctaaCGCTGTTACCTCGCCGTCACGGTGGAgaggttgtgccgacggccaaaactgtgccgacggttgccgtcggcacagaccttcctgtgccgacggttttCCTATGCCGACGGCTTACCTGCTGGTTTGGCCGGACCGAGTCCTAtaccgacggccccgatattttgccgtcggcacaagatctggccgtcggcacctcggcGCGTTCCCGTAGTGAGTGGGTGTTGTCGGACTGGAAAAGGGTCTATGCGAGACGAAGCACCAGCCAGAAGAGCGCCTAGCTTGCATCGAGCAGTGGTTCCCGGAAGCAGATCGAAATCAACGACGGCCTGACTTGTTGGAGAGTAAAATACAACAATAGTCCTTGTACTTGTCAGCCTGCCTCAAAACTATTGCCGTACAACAATTATACCTCACTAGCAAAAGtgtccgtgcgttgcatcgggagaaacAAGTTCTCATACGCAGTAGCAAACCATATCTAATAAGATATTGCAAGCCCTTCACTGCAGTGACTTTTAATACCAGATACTGCTAATGATGGTGTGGGCCATACTTAAATTAGTACTTCCTCTATTAAATAAAATTACCTAAAAAgagatatatctagatatatatAGACTCGATCTCCACAATATAAAAGTAGGGACTCGGTGCATGAAAATAAGACGCCATTGTCTATTTTTCTCATcgtcagcaaacaacaatcaTTCAACCAAATAACGGAGGAAAGGAATAGAAATAGTAGAGCACAGAAGGGGTTGGAGCTGGCTGATCACATATGTGCCTCTGTTTCAGGATTTTGCCGCTCAACGAAAGAGAAAACGAAAGCGGGGGCGGGAGCCGGAGTAAGATGGGTGCGATAAAAATCCCCCAAATCATATCATTCAAACCTGAATCATCCCGAGAACAAGAGAAAATAGGGATAACTCCTTGATGCGGTCTCGGACCAATAGTGATATCAACAAAGACGGAGTCGGTGGCAGCGCTTGCATAGCTCGTGGAGTATCAACGACGGCCTCGGGGGCTAAGCATACCTTCCATCCAAGATCCGCGGCGGTCAGCCCTCCACGCACCCCACTCTCTATGTTTCTCTCTCTCGTACCAGTTCTCGTACCGGTTCTGACGGAATGGATGCGCAACAGGCGACGATTAAAGGAGTCTAACACGGACTGTCCGGCGACACAACAAACTCTTTAGATCTAGAAAAGATACGACCATGTGGTTCTCAGTGTACCAGAACCGATATAGCAAACTCGGCTGCAACCTAGAATTTCTTTCTTAGGGTATATTCTGTATGggtttaactttttttttttgaactgagaTGTGGTAAAATAGATTTTGTGATCTCTACAGCCCCATGCTTGTCACATAAATCCTACGGTACGTCCTAGCTTTGGTAACGCACACGTCTATTTAGCAGGGTCATAccgtttttttccttttctgatTTTGTCGCTCTGCTGGCAAAGCTTTGCAAAAATGCAATCTGAAAGCAGGGTCTTTGTGAAAAAAAAAGGACCGATGAGATCTCTAAAGAAATGACCGAGGAGATAAAGTTGTGACTGCGTTCCAGATATGGGGAATTCCCCATTTGGAGCCCCGGCCGCTCTCGCTCTCTGCTCTCTGCCTAGTCTGCAGGCGTCCGCCGGCTGCAGCTTCGCTATCCCTACAGAGCTCGCTCTCTCCCTCACTGCTTCCCCCCTCGTCGAGTTTATGGCCCAGCCTCGCCGGCTCCGCTCGCGTGCAGGCCGTCGCCGCCCCATAATAGGCCATAGCGCCGAGCTCCTCATCCTCGTCGCACCCGACCGGCCCCGTCGCCGAGCCGAGCTCCTCGTCGTACTCGGCCGGCCCTCCTCCTCTCTCGTTCAACTCACGTTGAACTTAATCTTGCTCGCCACACCGCCAAATCCCTCTGCCGCCTCTGTGCCTGGTGCCGTACAGACAAGTCTGAATTTATGTCAATTTCGGGACAATTTCGGAGCTCCGCATTTCGCTCCACTTCTCTCCCATTAGGGATCCATGGGGAAGTTATTTGTAGACACCTTGCTGATAACCAGCCAATTTGCGTGGTATATAAACCGATGTTATTTCCTGTGCAGaaccgaggtgggactaaaaaagaataagaagacgCGAGGAAGCGAGACCGAAACAAATTGATCGATTCCGTGCGTTCCCTGATCAGAAATTGGACCATTCACCCGGCCCACATCAAGCGAAGCTGGGCGTCGTTTGTCTGggagagaagagaaaggaacggTTACATGGCATTGGTGGGTAGTATGTaaattggtgggagggcaaaatcgtCTAAAAAATATtgttgacgaaaattttggcagaaaccttagctcctttattattagatatagactagcaaaagtgcccgtgcgttgcaccggaagaAAAAACTCGAACACTCCAATAAGACATCTGTGGTGACATTTCTCCTATGTGGGATCATGGATAAAGGTGGTGACATTTTCTTATATTTATGACAAACATGAGAATGATTAATTTTCAGAATATGAActtgcgagctcctcgtcgcaccGACTTGTAACACCGCAACCTTATACTAATTGTTGTCGACATCCTCTACAATGTAAACTTGTTGCATGGTCCATTTCTGCATTGTAATTCTGTTGACTTGTTGTGATGGTTTGCAACACCCATGCATGTGTTTAAATATTAGTATTATTTTTTGAAACCCTTTTTACTACTTATAGATTAAGCTTTTTAACGAGAAACGTCGACACAACCTGATGTTTTCCCATAAAATCTATTGACTCATGTAGCCCTATCCGTACCAAAATGAAACAACAATATTGTCGGCATGCACATATTATTTAATGTACataatgttttgaataatttAGAAAAATTTGAAGTTGATGTAATGTAATTTTTTATCTTTAATTTTTATAATATTTTTAGTAGATCTATTCATTTATAATTAACATAGATTTATTTCCATTTAATCTACTATTTTAGGCTTTGTTgtttattttaatatttttttattaaGTATAATCAATCCATCTCTTCCTTTTATCCTTATTTTTGCTTATTCCTCTCCACACCATCATCACACACCATGGACATGACCTGGTCCCTTCTGGGGTTAAATCACGGATTAATTTTTTGATGACTCTATAGAAGGCAAGAATACGAATTTTTTGCCGACCTAAACCAAGAAAGAACATTTAACTTGGACCGACGGACAGTACGGTAATATTTTAATATATTATATGATTTGGTAAGAGGGTAAAACGATCTAAAAAATTACGAACTTAAAGAACAATGTATCTCTTTACACATAGTTGtataaaaataataattctataagaaaaggaaatccatCGTGCGAACAAGCACATACATGCAAGGGCAATAAGACATTCCAACGCGGATTTGAGGTTCGAAAAGCACACACGCAGTTCAGATAACGTGTGCAAGAGAAGTCGCCCGGCTCAAGGCCGGCGTTGACGCTGAGCTGCGGTCGAGGTAGTCGCCCTCGGCAAAGTGGGAGTCAATTGCTCGCCGGCGGGAGTAGGAGAACCATCCGCCTCGCCGACCGACCGCTATATATGTGGGCCACAGCCGGTGAGATACGGATCCATTCTTTTTTTCTCCGAACAACCCCCATCCAATTTGGGCATCCAACCGGCGGCACTGTCCCTGATTTTACTTTAGCTCACACGAGGCATCCTCTTTTCAATTCATGTAGTAGCAGCAGAGCATCCAAACGTCTTCCTTTATACTTCTTGCATGCCGCAGATTTCA contains:
- the LOC124659144 gene encoding cationic peroxidase SPC4-like gives rise to the protein MAPTPLLAAAALMAVAVASWPLAAAEQEGAGNLRQPPVAQGLSFDFYRRSCPRAESIVQDYVKDAVRKDVGIAAGLLRLHFHDCFVQGCDASVLLDGSATGPGEQQAPPNLTLRPSAFAAINAIRDRLERECRGAVVSCSDILALAARDSVVSTGGPSYRVPLGRRDSPRFATVQDVLSGLPAPTATVPALLAVLRSINLDATDLVALSGGHTVGLGHCTSFDDRLFPRPDPTMNPDFLGKLKQTCPAKGTDRRTALDVRTPNAFDNKYYVNLLNRQGLFTSDQDLYTNAATRPLVERFARSQQDFFNQFGVSMVKMGQIKVLTGNQGQVRRNCSARNPGTVAGDLSWSSLAQTVVEAAAESLGF